One region of Halodesulfovibrio sp. genomic DNA includes:
- a CDS encoding heavy metal translocating P-type ATPase: MTVIRSFPGRIRFAAQSPAAVQYLQQQAEKALDTIKTDVAVEYNPRTKRGLLLFEKNRELTDLLVGVIDGMAHTLSSTFVESDADGACGELVPVAEGVAQSEEHVENPVWVISKKVINHYMTRMFMPATIRPYWTAFNVAPLIWEGLKSLGQRKLDVNVLDAAAVGSALAMRDFNTAGTINLLLDISETLEEWTKEKSRSDIAALFCGDKKPVWVMRDDEPVAVSPDELVVGDLVVVRSGARIPVDGIVAEGTALVNQSSMTGEPLAVEKSVQSEVYSGTVVEEGRIIIYAESVGDETRFAKIAKILTESDDRKADIHSQAVKMADKIVPFSFILSGIVYAVTRNATQAAAVLLADYSCAIKLATPLAVRSAMLEAAHNGAVIKGGKYLEHLSKLDAIVLDKTGTLTEARPEVVQVCALNGFSEEFVLQQAACMEEHFPHPVADAVVRKADEEGLVHSEDHAEVEYILAHGIATTLDGQRTVLGSKHFVHEDEHISFEGAEDVIAECSGAGLSLLYFACGGELAGVLAIKDPVREDAEQFIRNLEGMDVERIIMLTGDGEDTAASVAADLRINEYYAQALPDEKTELITSLRSEGYTVAMVGDGINDSAALTTADVGVSMKHGADIAREACDIMLTGERLDSLTDAMEVSKRVMRRIKRNFMFIVASNTLFIGLGVTGLITPALMALLHNSGTVLTCVHSMRPMLPERKDA, encoded by the coding sequence ATGACGGTTATACGAAGTTTTCCGGGACGAATCCGGTTTGCGGCGCAAAGTCCTGCTGCGGTACAATATTTACAGCAGCAAGCTGAAAAAGCGCTCGATACGATTAAAACTGATGTTGCAGTAGAATATAACCCTCGCACAAAGCGCGGATTATTACTCTTTGAAAAAAATAGAGAACTGACAGACCTGCTTGTTGGCGTCATTGACGGTATGGCGCATACCTTGTCTTCAACGTTTGTTGAGTCAGATGCAGATGGTGCATGCGGTGAATTGGTTCCTGTGGCAGAAGGTGTAGCGCAGTCTGAAGAGCATGTGGAAAACCCCGTATGGGTCATCTCTAAAAAGGTCATAAACCATTATATGACCCGCATGTTTATGCCTGCAACAATCCGTCCTTACTGGACGGCTTTCAACGTTGCCCCGCTTATATGGGAAGGGTTAAAGTCATTAGGTCAGCGTAAGCTTGATGTGAATGTTCTTGACGCTGCTGCTGTAGGCTCCGCGCTTGCCATGCGTGATTTTAATACGGCGGGCACGATTAACTTATTGCTCGATATTAGCGAAACTCTCGAAGAATGGACAAAAGAAAAATCTCGCAGTGACATAGCTGCATTGTTCTGCGGTGATAAAAAGCCTGTTTGGGTTATGCGAGATGATGAGCCTGTTGCGGTTTCTCCGGATGAGCTTGTTGTCGGTGACCTTGTTGTTGTTCGCTCCGGTGCGCGCATTCCTGTTGATGGCATTGTTGCAGAGGGTACAGCCCTTGTAAACCAGTCCTCAATGACAGGCGAACCGCTTGCTGTAGAGAAAAGCGTGCAGAGTGAAGTTTACTCTGGAACAGTTGTAGAAGAGGGGCGTATTATCATATACGCCGAATCTGTCGGCGATGAAACTCGTTTTGCCAAGATTGCGAAAATCTTGACAGAATCTGATGATCGTAAAGCGGACATACACAGCCAAGCCGTGAAAATGGCAGATAAAATTGTTCCATTCTCCTTTATTCTGTCTGGAATTGTCTATGCGGTAACCCGCAATGCAACGCAAGCGGCAGCAGTACTGCTTGCGGATTATTCCTGCGCTATTAAGCTGGCAACGCCGCTTGCTGTTCGCTCTGCAATGCTGGAAGCTGCACATAATGGTGCTGTAATCAAAGGCGGCAAGTATCTTGAACATCTTTCAAAACTTGATGCTATAGTTCTGGATAAAACAGGTACGCTTACAGAGGCGCGTCCAGAGGTTGTACAAGTGTGCGCACTTAACGGCTTCAGCGAAGAGTTTGTATTACAACAGGCTGCCTGCATGGAAGAACATTTCCCGCATCCCGTTGCGGATGCCGTTGTGCGAAAAGCAGATGAAGAGGGACTTGTTCATTCTGAGGATCATGCAGAGGTCGAATACATTCTTGCTCATGGTATAGCCACAACGCTTGATGGGCAGCGCACAGTTTTGGGCAGCAAGCATTTTGTACATGAAGATGAACATATTTCATTTGAAGGTGCAGAGGATGTTATTGCAGAGTGCTCTGGTGCAGGGCTTTCCTTGCTGTATTTTGCATGCGGAGGAGAGCTAGCCGGTGTTCTTGCCATTAAAGACCCAGTCCGCGAAGACGCAGAGCAGTTTATTCGTAATCTGGAAGGCATGGATGTTGAGCGTATCATTATGCTGACAGGTGACGGTGAAGATACTGCTGCATCTGTTGCGGCTGATCTGCGTATCAACGAATACTATGCACAGGCATTGCCGGACGAAAAAACAGAGCTGATTACCAGCCTGCGATCTGAAGGCTACACCGTTGCAATGGTCGGCGATGGTATTAACGATTCCGCTGCGCTTACCACAGCTGATGTAGGTGTATCGATGAAGCACGGGGCAGACATTGCACGTGAGGCTTGCGACATTATGCTTACTGGTGAACGTCTGGATAGCCTTACCGACGCAATGGAAGTCTCAAAGCGCGTTATGCGGCGTATTAAGCGCAACTTTATGTTTATTGTTGCAAGTAATACTCTGTTTATCGGATTGGGTGTGACGGGGCTGATTACTCCGGCTCTCATGGCGCTTTTGCATAATTCCGGTACTGTTCTCACATGCGTACACTCAATGCGCCCGATGTTACCGGAACGGAAAGACGCGTAA
- a CDS encoding HMA2 domain-containing protein yields the protein MDFATVAKLRKYLSVKHHIPGRIRILFDKSIMTDPEALKLVKTAPKTLPEAVKKTKLNIFTKTLVIEYDSKRVPPKLLEELINAPSDKAASAIVEKLYSLLY from the coding sequence ATGGATTTTGCTACTGTTGCTAAGCTGCGTAAATATCTATCTGTTAAGCATCATATTCCGGGGAGGATCAGGATTTTATTTGATAAATCTATCATGACGGACCCTGAAGCATTGAAGCTTGTTAAAACTGCGCCTAAGACATTGCCGGAAGCAGTTAAAAAAACAAAGTTGAATATTTTTACCAAAACCCTTGTTATTGAATACGATTCTAAGCGAGTTCCACCCAAGTTACTTGAGGAGCTGATTAATGCTCCTTCAGATAAAGCAGCAAGTGCGATTGTCGAAAAACTCTACTCCTTGCTGTATTAG
- a CDS encoding HD-GYP domain-containing protein, with translation MELMPISAPSSSFAELSDERVQRAVLRSLHSFAESLGNAIDAKDHCTCLHSEEVAIISQAIGMQLDLSKLETRLLHIAGHLHDIGKIGVPDAILKKSGALTDDEYAEIKRHPQLGAEIVAPVMGAVGNGEIVKVILHHHERFDGRGYPDGLKMYDIPLGARIIAVADSFSAMLQNRPYRAAMTYEDAVTEIVQCAGTQFDPEIVTAFFEIKDNVRELLQTIRGFDVLI, from the coding sequence ATGGAATTAATGCCAATTAGTGCGCCAAGCTCCAGCTTTGCAGAATTAAGTGATGAGCGGGTGCAGCGTGCTGTACTCCGGTCTCTTCATTCTTTTGCAGAATCGCTTGGCAATGCTATCGATGCTAAAGATCACTGCACCTGTCTCCATTCAGAAGAAGTTGCAATAATTTCTCAAGCAATCGGAATGCAGCTTGATTTGTCGAAACTGGAGACAAGGCTGCTCCATATAGCAGGACATCTGCATGATATTGGGAAGATAGGTGTCCCTGATGCTATTCTGAAAAAATCAGGCGCACTTACAGATGATGAATATGCAGAAATTAAACGACATCCGCAGTTAGGTGCAGAAATTGTTGCACCGGTGATGGGAGCTGTGGGGAATGGCGAGATTGTGAAAGTGATATTGCACCATCATGAGCGCTTTGATGGCAGAGGCTATCCTGATGGTTTGAAAATGTATGATATTCCTCTGGGCGCTCGTATTATTGCTGTCGCTGATAGTTTTTCCGCTATGTTGCAGAATAGACCGTACCGTGCTGCTATGACGTATGAAGATGCAGTAACTGAAATTGTGCAGTGCGCTGGAACGCAGTTTGATCCGGAAATTGTAACTGCCTTTTTTGAAATCAAAGATAACGTACGTGAACTGCTCCAAACTATACGTGGATTTGATGTACTGATTTAA
- a CDS encoding DUF1987 domain-containing protein: MEEFFVAQTKSSPRIHFNPQTHQHEIIGESYPENSAKFYGPMFSWLEVYLGNVCNATVELSLDIVYFNSSSSKVFMDLLDLLDDAASLSTKVVVNWRYHEENELALECGEEFMEDIQNIHFNLVSYQ, encoded by the coding sequence ATGGAAGAATTTTTTGTTGCGCAAACAAAGTCATCTCCGCGAATACACTTTAATCCGCAAACGCATCAGCATGAAATAATCGGCGAATCTTATCCGGAAAACAGCGCTAAATTTTATGGGCCAATGTTCAGCTGGCTGGAAGTGTATCTCGGAAATGTGTGCAATGCCACAGTCGAGCTTTCGTTGGATATTGTATATTTTAACAGCTCCAGTTCCAAAGTTTTTATGGATTTACTTGATCTGTTGGATGATGCAGCATCGCTGAGTACCAAAGTTGTGGTGAACTGGCGATACCATGAAGAGAATGAACTGGCACTTGAGTGCGGTGAAGAGTTCATGGAAGACATACAGAACATACATTTTAATCTGGTAAGTTATCAGTAG
- a CDS encoding sensor domain-containing diguanylate cyclase yields the protein MKENVFDREAKVIRNARLKLAEGVFLKKSGEQHYKDLLGEYEKVVRQSKRLLKMGDRMQHALSSLNEELQLREQTYRGIFENATEGIYRTDANGVLLEVNAALAAMLGYETPQECLEQVSEMEYFFQSAQAVRQYNNVLRNKLVVKTMHAKFCSADGGYVWVEINAGAIESQSEEGRKLAGVVGVVADITERKRMMREMCRLARTDCLTGLWNRGYFVELAAQEIARCKRFSNDLSILLVDIDYFKRVNDDYGHDVGDKVLVGVADILRETLREVDVVARFGGEEFVVMLPDTCLTAAHCAAERLCDAVRKHDFSYDRHRTINVTVSIGVTAYENSSMSFDLLVKRADTAMYAAKHNGRDRVEYCPADPVV from the coding sequence GTGAAAGAAAATGTGTTTGACCGTGAAGCAAAGGTCATCCGCAATGCACGCTTGAAATTAGCAGAAGGCGTGTTTCTGAAAAAAAGCGGAGAGCAGCACTATAAGGATTTGCTTGGGGAGTACGAAAAAGTTGTACGCCAAAGTAAAAGACTGCTGAAGATGGGGGATCGGATGCAGCATGCGCTTTCTTCGTTGAATGAAGAATTGCAATTGCGTGAGCAAACCTATCGGGGAATTTTTGAAAATGCTACAGAGGGGATTTATCGCACTGACGCAAATGGAGTGCTGCTGGAAGTAAATGCAGCCCTTGCGGCAATGCTTGGATACGAGACTCCGCAGGAGTGCTTGGAGCAAGTATCTGAAATGGAATACTTTTTCCAAAGCGCGCAAGCTGTGCGGCAATACAACAACGTGCTGCGCAATAAGCTTGTAGTCAAAACCATGCATGCAAAATTTTGTAGTGCGGACGGCGGGTATGTATGGGTTGAGATCAACGCAGGTGCAATTGAATCGCAGTCTGAAGAAGGGCGCAAGCTTGCAGGTGTAGTGGGCGTTGTCGCAGATATCACAGAACGCAAGCGAATGATGCGCGAGATGTGCCGACTGGCACGTACAGATTGTCTGACCGGATTGTGGAACAGGGGATATTTTGTAGAGCTTGCAGCGCAAGAGATAGCTCGCTGCAAACGTTTTTCAAATGACCTTTCCATCTTATTGGTAGATATTGATTATTTCAAACGTGTGAATGATGACTACGGGCACGATGTCGGGGACAAGGTGCTTGTAGGGGTTGCAGATATCTTGCGTGAAACATTGCGTGAAGTGGATGTCGTTGCCCGTTTTGGTGGAGAAGAGTTTGTAGTGATGCTTCCTGATACCTGTCTTACTGCGGCACATTGTGCGGCGGAGCGGTTGTGCGATGCGGTTCGCAAACATGATTTCTCCTATGACAGGCACAGAACTATTAACGTAACGGTCAGCATTGGCGTTACCGCATATGAGAACTCATCTATGAGTTTTGACCTGTTAGTAAAGCGTGCCGATACTGCTATGTACGCTGCAAAACATAACGGGCGTGACAGGGTGGAATACTGCCCTGCTGATCCAGTTGTCTAG
- a CDS encoding L-serine ammonia-lyase, iron-sulfur-dependent, subunit alpha yields the protein MTKLPSSIFNEVIGPVMIGPSSSHTAAPSRIGNLAGQLSGGTLSRVTVTFEENGSFATTYRGQKSDQGLAAGLMGMSPHDPRLSDALSIIEQAGIALTFEVKSFEADHPNVVYLDMVNQQGELVTVKALSTGGGRIEFNEINGCPVYLAGDYYELVVMFEGDRSFSLEQQLSKICRVLTGAGITLHGSFVSDNGKAGVESRAVIVVHMREQLSQERMDSIQVLCGKALLRNLVPVMPVMASEQCEVPYTRAEKMLEWCSQQGDVPLWQAAVKYESARANLDERNVIEMMREIAEVMESAIATGLTGDFFMRGFLTPSAGKLHAALKQQKFIPTGMLDMATVMAVAVMELNSSMGRVVAAPTAGSCGVLPAAVFSALDALGVPSEERGERAAKALLSAGLIGVFISEQSTFATEVCGCQAECGSAASMAAAALVDMAGGSALDACNAAALAMQNSLGLTCDPVAEQVEIPCIGRNVGAVSNAVSSANLAMFGFKGNLPLDDVISAMWEVGHTLPDTLRCTGKGGLCTTPSGKRIKKEVDSIRFAS from the coding sequence ATGACCAAACTACCATCAAGTATCTTCAACGAGGTCATTGGTCCGGTTATGATCGGACCTTCAAGTTCTCACACAGCAGCACCGTCGCGTATCGGGAATTTAGCAGGTCAACTGAGTGGTGGGACACTGTCACGGGTGACAGTGACGTTCGAGGAAAACGGTTCATTTGCGACCACCTACAGAGGGCAAAAATCCGATCAAGGATTGGCTGCCGGATTGATGGGAATGTCCCCGCATGACCCGCGTCTCTCTGATGCGTTATCGATTATTGAGCAAGCCGGAATCGCCCTTACATTTGAAGTAAAAAGCTTTGAGGCAGACCATCCAAATGTTGTGTATCTGGATATGGTTAACCAGCAGGGAGAGCTTGTTACTGTAAAAGCTTTGTCGACAGGTGGCGGGCGTATTGAGTTTAACGAAATAAACGGATGCCCTGTGTATCTGGCAGGAGATTACTACGAACTTGTTGTCATGTTTGAAGGGGATAGATCTTTTTCATTGGAACAGCAGTTGAGTAAAATCTGTCGGGTGTTAACAGGGGCAGGCATTACGTTGCACGGAAGTTTTGTAAGTGACAATGGTAAAGCCGGTGTTGAAAGCCGTGCGGTCATTGTCGTGCATATGCGTGAACAACTTTCGCAGGAACGTATGGACTCTATTCAAGTGCTGTGTGGAAAGGCATTGCTGCGTAATCTTGTTCCCGTAATGCCTGTTATGGCATCAGAACAGTGTGAAGTTCCCTATACTCGCGCAGAAAAAATGTTGGAGTGGTGCAGTCAACAAGGTGATGTTCCACTGTGGCAGGCTGCCGTGAAGTATGAATCGGCTCGAGCTAATCTGGATGAACGTAACGTCATTGAGATGATGAGAGAAATTGCGGAAGTGATGGAATCTGCCATTGCCACAGGTCTTACTGGTGACTTTTTTATGAGGGGATTTTTAACGCCTTCTGCTGGAAAGTTACATGCTGCTTTAAAGCAGCAAAAATTTATTCCGACAGGCATGCTGGATATGGCAACCGTTATGGCGGTAGCAGTGATGGAGCTAAACTCTTCAATGGGACGTGTTGTAGCTGCTCCTACAGCAGGTTCATGTGGTGTTTTGCCTGCCGCAGTGTTCAGCGCACTTGATGCGCTTGGTGTTCCATCGGAAGAGCGAGGCGAAAGAGCTGCTAAGGCGTTGCTGTCCGCAGGTCTTATCGGTGTATTTATTAGTGAGCAGTCTACGTTTGCGACGGAAGTGTGTGGGTGTCAGGCGGAATGTGGTTCCGCTGCAAGTATGGCGGCAGCTGCATTGGTGGATATGGCTGGAGGTTCTGCACTGGATGCTTGCAATGCCGCCGCTCTCGCAATGCAAAATTCGTTAGGACTTACATGTGATCCTGTCGCTGAACAGGTTGAAATTCCTTGTATCGGTCGAAATGTTGGCGCAGTAAGCAATGCAGTTTCATCAGCAAACCTTGCTATGTTCGGTTTTAAAGGAAATTTACCGCTTGATGATGTTATTAGCGCTATGTGGGAAGTTGGGCATACCCTGCCGGATACATTACGATGTACTGGTAAAGGCGGATTGTGCACGACTCCTTCCGGCAAGAGAATAAAAAAAGAAGTCGATAGTATTCGGTTTGCTTCTTAG
- a CDS encoding DMT family transporter translates to MAAHATTIEQLKSQRDLRFAKTGILVALLSGMTWGLDGVILGIALTMGPFTDASLWLLAPLSAAAMHDAASAIVVTAVNCYTGKIKEITRSLFSKPGKFVCLGSLLGGPIGMGGYLLALKFAGPAFVLPITTLYPAIASLLAIVVLKEKITKLAWCGLAMCIAGAIIIGYTPPTGGSDEFFYLGIAFAFVATLGWGSEGVCAAYGMDLLDPAAVLNIRQLVSATTYLLVIIPAVGGYMVISEAAWSNAGSLIVFAGVFGAISYLMWYRAMNMTGVSRAMGMNVTYALWGIIFSAIFMDTELTMNLVLGAITITAGMFMVVGNPKDMINLRNVD, encoded by the coding sequence ATGGCGGCACACGCAACAACTATCGAACAGCTTAAATCTCAGAGAGATTTGCGGTTTGCAAAGACAGGAATTTTGGTTGCACTCCTGTCCGGAATGACTTGGGGACTTGACGGGGTTATTCTTGGTATAGCTCTGACAATGGGTCCTTTCACGGATGCTTCACTTTGGCTTCTTGCTCCTTTGTCCGCAGCAGCAATGCACGATGCAGCATCAGCAATAGTTGTAACTGCAGTAAACTGTTACACAGGCAAAATTAAAGAAATTACACGAAGCCTCTTCAGCAAACCAGGGAAATTCGTGTGCCTTGGTTCACTGCTAGGCGGTCCTATCGGCATGGGTGGCTATCTGCTCGCACTCAAATTTGCTGGTCCTGCTTTTGTACTTCCTATCACAACCTTATACCCAGCAATCGCGTCACTTCTCGCAATTGTTGTGCTTAAAGAAAAAATCACAAAACTCGCTTGGTGCGGACTGGCTATGTGCATCGCGGGTGCTATTATCATTGGCTACACCCCACCTACCGGTGGCTCTGATGAATTTTTCTACCTCGGTATCGCATTCGCTTTCGTTGCGACACTGGGTTGGGGTTCCGAAGGCGTATGTGCTGCTTACGGTATGGATCTGCTCGATCCGGCGGCAGTACTGAACATTCGCCAGCTCGTTTCTGCCACTACCTACCTTTTAGTTATTATTCCAGCTGTTGGCGGCTACATGGTTATTTCTGAAGCAGCATGGTCAAACGCAGGCTCCCTCATTGTATTCGCAGGGGTATTTGGCGCTATTTCATACCTTATGTGGTACCGCGCTATGAACATGACAGGCGTAAGCCGTGCAATGGGTATGAACGTTACCTACGCACTGTGGGGAATCATCTTTAGTGCAATTTTCATGGATACTGAACTCACCATGAACCTTGTTCTCGGTGCAATTACCATTACAGCCGGTATGTTTATGGTTGTTGGTAATCCTAAAGACATGATTAACTTACGTAACGTAGATTAG
- a CDS encoding methyl-accepting chemotaxis protein, with the protein MHFTSLKPKLIFSISILFTIFLSGLVAGTTYYSRLFAIDDAMVFAEETATAQSLRIKQEFETGFSAARSLAVTLAGLRAKGIMPTRDQATEMQHQLVKKNEQFFGIWSVWEPNAYNGDDSKYTSGTDHSGSEGRFIPYWNKTKGYLSLYPCKSYRDHENSAWYTHPRNTRREIATNVVEYHPVGRTIKVTSLAVPIMVNGKALGVIGTDLSADFLSTIVDSIEAFDGQATLTIIAPNGNVQARTNTPDALHKPYSEYVEDASSLLSQVSSGQAVTSTTNDTIRVLVPMQPGNTIEKWAVALSIPKQVVLAPVDTMTMGLIAGSVLAFLIAILFIYKLSSVIANPIIHTSQTVAALASGNLEARCSVQSKDEIGTMQDAVNNLGETLERNEQRFKTNMEEIQTHSAEAREAMVAAEKAQQEAEHAHRSGQLTAAEQLGTVVETLGHVSRELYEQITSTASDVTIQSERNRELGTAMEEMNCTILEVAKNTNEAATNSDKVYEEATSGMKGISESIATVQDVHSHTEQLKQEMNVLGKEVAAISEIMNVINDIADQTNLLALNAAIEAARAGDAGRGFAVVADEVRKLAEHTMSATNQVSSAIENIQTSTNTNVALMNTTIDVVSNATKSIKESGSTFDLIMNSVTTASAQVRAIATATTQQSAASEEINQSIGEINNISAATSLRMDEAQKAMDNLTSLSNQLKEMIATLQSA; encoded by the coding sequence ATGCATTTTACATCCTTAAAACCGAAACTGATTTTCTCAATCTCTATTCTCTTCACCATCTTCCTCAGCGGACTTGTCGCCGGAACAACATACTACTCGCGCTTGTTCGCTATTGATGATGCTATGGTTTTTGCTGAAGAAACAGCAACAGCACAATCGTTACGCATTAAACAAGAATTTGAAACTGGGTTTTCCGCAGCACGATCTCTGGCTGTTACGTTAGCAGGCTTACGAGCTAAAGGCATAATGCCGACACGTGATCAGGCAACCGAAATGCAACATCAGTTAGTCAAAAAAAACGAGCAGTTTTTTGGCATCTGGTCTGTATGGGAGCCGAATGCGTATAATGGAGACGACTCCAAATATACGTCAGGCACGGATCACTCAGGCTCCGAAGGACGCTTTATTCCATATTGGAACAAAACCAAGGGATATCTTTCACTATACCCATGTAAGTCGTATCGTGACCACGAAAACTCTGCATGGTACACTCACCCGCGCAACACACGCCGTGAAATAGCAACAAACGTAGTAGAGTATCATCCTGTCGGCAGAACAATTAAAGTAACCTCTCTAGCCGTTCCTATTATGGTAAACGGAAAAGCTCTCGGCGTAATCGGCACTGACTTATCAGCTGACTTTTTAAGCACAATCGTTGACTCCATCGAAGCCTTCGATGGTCAGGCAACATTAACTATCATTGCCCCTAATGGTAATGTTCAGGCGCGAACAAATACACCGGACGCCCTTCATAAACCATACAGCGAATACGTTGAGGATGCTTCCAGCCTTCTTTCACAAGTATCATCCGGTCAGGCTGTTACCTCCACTACCAATGACACAATCCGTGTTCTCGTTCCAATGCAGCCGGGTAACACAATAGAAAAGTGGGCAGTAGCGCTTTCCATTCCAAAGCAAGTCGTACTTGCACCAGTTGACACAATGACAATGGGACTCATCGCAGGTTCAGTACTTGCGTTCCTCATCGCGATTTTGTTCATCTACAAACTGTCCTCTGTCATTGCTAACCCGATCATTCATACTTCACAGACAGTTGCAGCGTTAGCCTCTGGCAACCTTGAAGCCCGATGCTCTGTTCAGTCCAAGGATGAAATCGGCACAATGCAAGATGCCGTAAACAACCTTGGCGAAACGCTTGAGCGCAACGAGCAGCGCTTCAAAACGAACATGGAAGAAATCCAAACGCACTCTGCCGAAGCAAGAGAAGCAATGGTTGCAGCAGAGAAGGCACAACAAGAAGCAGAGCACGCGCACAGAAGCGGTCAGCTTACAGCCGCAGAACAGCTCGGAACTGTGGTTGAGACCTTAGGACATGTTTCTCGAGAGCTTTATGAACAGATTACATCTACCGCGAGTGATGTAACCATTCAAAGTGAGCGTAACCGCGAACTTGGCACTGCCATGGAAGAAATGAACTGCACAATTCTTGAAGTTGCTAAAAATACAAATGAAGCCGCTACAAACTCTGACAAGGTTTACGAAGAAGCTACGTCAGGGATGAAAGGTATCAGCGAATCAATTGCAACCGTGCAAGATGTTCATTCTCACACAGAGCAGCTCAAACAAGAAATGAACGTTCTCGGCAAAGAAGTAGCCGCCATTAGTGAAATTATGAACGTTATTAATGACATTGCAGACCAGACAAACCTCCTTGCACTCAACGCAGCAATTGAGGCTGCTCGAGCAGGTGATGCAGGTCGTGGATTTGCAGTTGTAGCAGATGAAGTTCGTAAACTTGCAGAACACACCATGAGTGCAACAAATCAGGTAAGTTCAGCTATCGAAAACATCCAAACAAGCACAAACACAAACGTTGCATTGATGAACACAACCATCGACGTGGTAAGCAATGCGACAAAAAGCATTAAAGAATCTGGAAGCACATTTGATTTGATTATGAACAGCGTGACAACCGCATCGGCACAGGTTCGCGCAATTGCAACAGCCACAACGCAGCAATCCGCCGCGAGTGAAGAGATCAATCAGTCCATCGGAGAAATCAACAACATCTCCGCAGCAACATCCTTACGCATGGATGAAGCACAAAAAGCTATGGACAACCTGACATCACTTTCTAATCAACTGAAAGAGATGATTGCAACTCTCCAGTCCGCTTAA